Proteins from one Phocoena sinus isolate mPhoSin1 chromosome 8, mPhoSin1.pri, whole genome shotgun sequence genomic window:
- the TMEM216 gene encoding transmembrane protein 216 isoform X1, whose translation MQFPWGLKMAPRGKRLSSTPLEILFFLNGWYYATCFLLELFVFLYKGLLLPYPTANLVLDVAMLFLYLGIEVIRLFFGTKGNLCQRKMPLGISMALTFPSAMMASYYLLLQTYVLRLEAIMNGILLFFCGSELLLEVLTLAAFSSMDRI comes from the exons GTAAACGGTTGTCCTCCACCCCCTTGGAAATCCTGTTCTTTCTGAACGGGTGGTATTATGCTACCTGTTTCCTGCTGGAACTCTTCGTATTTCTGTATAAAG GTCTCCTGCTACCATATCCAACAGCCAATCTAGTACTGGATGTGGCAATGCTCTTCCTTTATCTTGGAATTGAAGTAATTCGACTGTTTTTTG GTACAAAGGGAAACCTCTGCCAACGAAAGATGCCGCTTGGTATTAGCATGGCCTTGACCTTCCCATCTGCCATGATGGCCTCCTATTACCTGCTGCTGCAGACCTACGTGCTCCGCCTGGAAGCCATCATGAACGGCATCTTGCTCTTCTTCTGTGGCTCAGAGCTGCTGCTTGAGGTGCTCACCCTGGCTGCCTTCTCCAG TATGGACAGGATTTGA
- the TMEM216 gene encoding transmembrane protein 216 isoform X2: MLFLYLGIEVIRLFFGTKGNLCQRKMPLGISMALTFPSAMMASYYLLLQTYVLRLEAIMNGILLFFCGSELLLEVLTLAAFSSMDRI, from the exons ATGCTCTTCCTTTATCTTGGAATTGAAGTAATTCGACTGTTTTTTG GTACAAAGGGAAACCTCTGCCAACGAAAGATGCCGCTTGGTATTAGCATGGCCTTGACCTTCCCATCTGCCATGATGGCCTCCTATTACCTGCTGCTGCAGACCTACGTGCTCCGCCTGGAAGCCATCATGAACGGCATCTTGCTCTTCTTCTGTGGCTCAGAGCTGCTGCTTGAGGTGCTCACCCTGGCTGCCTTCTCCAG TATGGACAGGATTTGA